The following are encoded together in the Erwinia sp. E602 genome:
- the qseC gene encoding quorum sensing histidine kinase QseC, whose translation MPHSLRLRLMLGFLLLSLLCWGAAAVGTWWQTRHNINQLFDTQQMLFAKRLTTLQQQPVADAGPLPKSKKMLRHHRGEQDDDALAFAVFSRDGRMLLNDGDNGRNFLWHPGQDGFSDGQLRGDDDRWRLLWLTSADGQSRVVVGQEWEYREDMTRDLVQASLLPWLLALPVMLLLMLWLVSHQLSPLKRLTHQLRQRAADDAAPLADNGVPAEVRPLLQALNQLFARISQTLLRERRFTSDAAHELRSPLAALKVQTEVAQLAHDDTAMRQHALVNLDHGIDRATRLVDQLLVLSRLDDGQPPEVAMLDLTDLLRQAIVEQDALAQAGKVELRLEAPDTLHFRGNPLLLALLLRNLLHNAIRYTPPGGEVVLRLQPGRLVVADNGPGVDPALLPRLGERFYRPPGQALSGSGLGLSIVQRIARLHGIRVQLSNGDEGGLRVTLAW comes from the coding sequence ATGCCGCACAGCTTACGCCTGCGTCTGATGCTGGGCTTTCTGCTGCTGAGCCTGCTGTGCTGGGGCGCGGCGGCGGTCGGCACCTGGTGGCAGACGCGGCACAATATCAATCAGCTGTTCGACACCCAGCAGATGCTGTTTGCCAAGCGGCTGACCACCCTGCAGCAGCAGCCGGTAGCGGATGCCGGGCCGCTGCCGAAAAGCAAAAAAATGCTGCGCCACCACCGCGGCGAGCAGGATGACGACGCGCTGGCGTTTGCGGTGTTCAGCCGCGACGGCCGCATGCTGCTTAACGACGGCGATAACGGTCGCAATTTTCTCTGGCACCCGGGTCAGGACGGCTTCAGTGACGGCCAGCTGCGCGGCGATGACGACCGCTGGCGGCTGCTGTGGCTAACCAGCGCAGACGGGCAGTCACGGGTGGTGGTCGGCCAGGAGTGGGAGTATCGCGAGGATATGACCCGCGATCTGGTGCAGGCCAGCCTGCTGCCCTGGCTGCTGGCGCTGCCGGTGATGCTGCTGCTGATGCTGTGGCTGGTCAGCCACCAGCTGTCGCCGCTTAAGCGTCTGACCCATCAGCTGCGGCAGCGGGCGGCGGACGATGCCGCACCGCTGGCGGATAACGGCGTACCGGCCGAGGTGCGTCCGCTGCTGCAGGCGCTTAATCAGCTGTTTGCCCGCATCAGCCAGACGCTGCTGCGCGAAAGGCGCTTTACCTCCGATGCCGCCCACGAGCTGCGCAGCCCGCTGGCGGCGCTGAAGGTACAGACCGAAGTCGCGCAGCTGGCCCACGACGATACGGCCATGCGCCAGCACGCGCTGGTGAACCTCGACCACGGCATCGATCGCGCCACCCGACTGGTGGATCAGCTGCTGGTGCTGTCACGGCTGGACGACGGCCAGCCGCCGGAGGTCGCCATGCTGGACCTCACCGACCTGCTGCGCCAGGCGATCGTTGAGCAGGATGCGCTGGCCCAGGCGGGCAAGGTGGAGCTGCGGCTGGAGGCGCCCGACACGCTGCACTTCCGCGGCAACCCGCTGCTGCTGGCGTTGCTGCTGCGCAACCTGCTGCATAACGCCATTCGCTACACACCACCGGGGGGAGAGGTCGTGCTGCGGCTGCAGCCGGGCCGGCTAGTGGTGGCCGACAACGGGCCAGGGGTGGATCCGGCGCTGCTGCCCCGGCTGGGGGAACGCTTTTACCGGCCTCCTGGCCAGGCGCTGTCGGGCAGCGGGCTGGGGCTGTCGATCGTGCAGCGGATTGCCCGGCTGCACGGCATACGGGTGCAGCTTAGCAATGGTGATGAGGGCGGGTTAAGGGTGACGCTGGCGTGGTAA
- the rbsD gene encoding D-ribose pyranase: MKKGTLLNSDISTVVARLGHTDTIVIGDAGLPVPHGPQRIDLALTHGIPSFLQVAQAVTDEMQVESATIAEEIKQHNPQLHAQLLTLLETLQQHQGNLITLHYVSHVQFKQQTQSSQAVIRSGECSPYANVILSAGVTF, from the coding sequence ATGAAAAAAGGCACCTTACTGAATTCTGATATCTCAACCGTGGTCGCGCGCCTCGGCCATACCGACACCATCGTGATTGGCGATGCCGGCCTGCCGGTGCCGCACGGCCCGCAACGTATCGATCTGGCCTTAACTCACGGTATTCCCAGCTTCTTACAGGTGGCGCAGGCGGTAACGGATGAGATGCAGGTCGAGAGTGCTACGATTGCGGAAGAGATTAAACAGCATAATCCGCAGCTCCACGCCCAGCTGCTCACGCTGCTTGAAACATTGCAACAACACCAGGGAAACCTTATTACCCTTCATTACGTCAGTCACGTTCAGTTCAAACAACAAACTCAAAGCAGCCAGGCGGTCATTCGCAGCGGGGAGTGCTCTCCGTATGCCAATGTGATCCTCAGCGCTGGCGTGACCTTCTGA
- the rbsR gene encoding ribose operon transcriptional repressor RbsR, with protein sequence MATMKDVARLAGVSTSTVSHVINNNRFVSEAVREKVTAAIGQLNYAPSALARSLKINQTRTIGMLLTASSNPFYSEVVRGVERSCYERGYSLVLCNTEGDEDRMNRSLETLLQKRVDGLLVMCTESHTPAADILKRYPTIPSVIMDWAPFEQGSDIIQDNALLGGDIATRFLISRGYTRIACIAGPQDKTPARLRLEGYCQAMQATGLPILPGYVIEADFEFQGGYNAMNALLALEQPPQAVFTSNDAMAVGVYHALYQAGLTVPQDMAVMGYDDIELARYMTPPLTTIHQPKDELGQLAVDTLLQRLNQPGASPQLLVLTPELVERDSVGER encoded by the coding sequence GTGGCCACTATGAAAGACGTCGCCCGCCTGGCGGGCGTCTCTACTTCTACCGTATCGCACGTAATCAACAACAACCGCTTCGTCAGCGAGGCGGTGCGTGAAAAGGTGACCGCGGCGATCGGCCAGCTGAACTACGCCCCCTCGGCGCTGGCGCGCAGCCTGAAGATCAATCAGACCCGCACCATCGGCATGCTGCTGACCGCCAGCAGCAACCCGTTCTATTCGGAAGTGGTGCGCGGCGTGGAGCGCAGCTGCTACGAGCGCGGCTACAGCCTGGTGCTGTGCAATACCGAAGGTGACGAAGACCGTATGAACCGCAGCCTGGAAACGCTGTTGCAAAAGCGCGTGGACGGCCTGCTGGTAATGTGTACCGAGAGCCATACCCCAGCCGCCGATATCCTTAAACGCTATCCGACCATCCCCTCGGTGATCATGGACTGGGCTCCGTTCGAACAGGGCAGCGATATCATTCAGGATAACGCGTTGCTGGGCGGTGACATCGCCACGCGGTTTCTGATCTCGCGTGGCTATACGCGCATTGCCTGTATCGCCGGGCCGCAGGATAAAACCCCCGCCCGCCTGCGGCTTGAGGGGTATTGCCAGGCGATGCAGGCCACCGGGCTGCCGATCCTGCCGGGCTACGTTATTGAGGCTGATTTCGAATTCCAGGGCGGTTACAACGCCATGAATGCGCTACTGGCGCTGGAGCAGCCGCCACAGGCGGTGTTCACCAGCAACGATGCGATGGCGGTGGGCGTCTACCATGCCCTCTATCAGGCCGGGCTGACCGTGCCGCAGGATATGGCGGTGATGGGCTACGATGATATTGAACTGGCGCGCTATATGACCCCGCCGCTGACCACCATTCATCAGCCGAAAGATGAACTGGGCCAGCTGGCGGTGGATACGCTGCTGCAGCGGCTGAACCAGCCCGGTGCCAGCCCGCAACTGCTGGTGCTGACCCCGGAGCTGGTGGAGCGTGATTCGGTCGGGGAACGTTAA
- the rbsK gene encoding ribokinase produces the protein MTKTGKLAVLGSINADHILNLAHFPRPGETVIGNQYQVAFGGKGANQAVAAGRSGADIAFIACVGDDDIGERVRQQLASDRIDITPVAAVAGEPTGVALIFVNGEGENTIGIHAGANAALTPDRVQQHQQVIADADALLMQLESPLESVLAAAQIARQHHTQVILNPAPATALSDQLLALIDIITPNETEAQILTGVVVDSDAAAAQAASVLHAKGISTVLITLGSRGVWLSEQGNGQRVPGFRVEAVDTIAAGDTFNGALITALLEQRPMTEAVRFAHAAAAIAVTRRGAQPSVPWREETDGFLQQQE, from the coding sequence ATGACGAAAACCGGCAAACTGGCTGTCCTTGGCAGCATCAACGCAGATCACATCCTTAACCTGGCCCATTTTCCCCGTCCGGGTGAAACGGTGATCGGCAACCAGTATCAGGTGGCCTTTGGCGGAAAAGGAGCTAACCAGGCTGTGGCGGCCGGGCGCAGCGGTGCCGACATTGCTTTTATCGCCTGCGTCGGTGACGACGACATCGGCGAGCGCGTGCGCCAGCAGCTGGCCAGCGATCGTATTGACATCACCCCGGTTGCCGCAGTGGCGGGCGAACCGACCGGCGTGGCGCTTATTTTTGTTAATGGCGAAGGTGAAAATACCATCGGCATTCATGCCGGTGCCAATGCGGCACTGACCCCCGACCGCGTGCAGCAGCATCAGCAGGTGATTGCCGATGCGGACGCGCTGTTAATGCAGCTGGAATCGCCGCTGGAGAGCGTACTGGCGGCGGCACAGATTGCCCGTCAGCACCATACTCAGGTGATCCTCAATCCGGCACCGGCTACGGCGCTGTCTGACCAGCTGCTGGCGCTGATTGATATCATCACCCCGAATGAGACCGAGGCGCAGATCCTCACCGGCGTCGTCGTCGATTCTGACGCTGCCGCTGCGCAGGCCGCGTCGGTACTGCATGCGAAAGGCATCAGTACCGTACTGATTACCCTCGGCAGCCGCGGCGTCTGGCTCAGCGAGCAGGGTAACGGCCAGCGCGTGCCCGGTTTTCGCGTTGAAGCGGTGGACACCATCGCCGCTGGCGATACCTTCAACGGCGCGCTGATCACCGCGCTGCTGGAGCAGCGGCCGATGACCGAAGCCGTGCGTTTCGCGCATGCGGCCGCGGCGATTGCCGTCACCCGTCGTGGCGCACAGCCCTCCGTTCCCTGGCGTGAAGAGACAGACGGCTTCTTGCAACAGCAGGAGTAA
- the rbsC gene encoding ribose ABC transporter permease, which yields MSTQTIPSRRLISKAWLLEQKSLIALVVLIAIVSSLSPNFFTVANLFNILQQTSVNAIMAVGMTLVILTSGIDLSVGSLLALTGAVAASIVGLEVNALVAVAAALALGALIGGITGTIVARGKVQAFIATLVMMLLLRGVTMVYTNGSPINTGFNDNADLFGWFGIGRPLGIPTPVWLMAIVFLAAWYMLHHTRLGRYIYALGGNESATRLSGISVNRVKIIVYALCGMLAALAGTIEVARLSSAQPTAGTGYELDAIAAVVLGGTSLAGGKGRIMGTLIGALILGFLNNGLNLLGVSSYYQMIVKAVVILLAVLVDNKSSK from the coding sequence ATGAGTACGCAAACTATCCCTTCACGCCGGCTGATCAGTAAGGCCTGGCTGCTGGAACAGAAGTCGCTGATTGCGCTGGTGGTGTTGATCGCCATCGTCTCCAGCCTCAGCCCAAACTTCTTCACCGTGGCAAACCTGTTTAACATTCTGCAGCAGACCTCGGTTAACGCCATTATGGCGGTGGGCATGACGCTGGTGATCCTCACCTCCGGCATCGATCTGTCGGTGGGATCGCTGCTGGCGCTGACCGGCGCGGTGGCGGCGTCGATCGTCGGCCTGGAAGTTAATGCGCTGGTAGCGGTGGCGGCAGCGCTGGCGCTGGGCGCGTTGATTGGCGGCATTACCGGCACCATCGTGGCCCGCGGTAAAGTGCAGGCGTTTATCGCCACGCTGGTGATGATGCTGCTGCTGCGCGGTGTGACCATGGTTTATACCAACGGCAGCCCGATCAATACCGGTTTCAACGACAACGCGGATCTGTTCGGCTGGTTCGGCATCGGCCGCCCGCTGGGCATCCCGACCCCGGTGTGGCTGATGGCGATCGTGTTTCTCGCCGCCTGGTACATGCTGCACCACACTCGTCTGGGCCGCTATATCTATGCGCTGGGCGGCAACGAATCGGCTACCCGCCTCTCCGGCATCAGCGTTAACCGGGTAAAAATCATCGTTTACGCGCTGTGCGGCATGCTGGCGGCGCTGGCGGGCACCATCGAGGTGGCGCGTCTCTCCTCGGCACAGCCAACGGCCGGTACCGGTTACGAGCTGGATGCGATTGCGGCTGTGGTGCTGGGCGGTACCAGCCTGGCCGGCGGGAAAGGCCGCATTATGGGCACGCTGATCGGCGCGTTAATCCTCGGTTTCCTTAATAACGGGCTCAACCTGCTCGGCGTTTCTTCTTACTACCAAATGATCGTCAAAGCGGTGGTTATCTTGCTGGCGGTGCTGGTAGACAACAAAAGCAGTAAATAA
- the qseB gene encoding quorum sensing response regulator transcription factor QseB: MRILLVEDDRLIGDGLQAGLGKLGFSVDWFTGGTQGMQALSAAPYDAVVLDLSLPEIDGLAILRHWRQQGQDEPVLILTARDALEQRVSGLQQGADDYLCKPFALSEVAARLQALIRRRHGQLQPTLQHGGLVLNPAAHTATLHGESLPLKARELALLELFLLNAGRILTRAQLEEKLYGWEDDVSSNAVEVHIHHLRKKLGSSFIRTVHGVGYALGEAP; the protein is encoded by the coding sequence ATGAGAATTTTGCTGGTGGAAGATGATCGCCTGATCGGCGACGGCCTGCAGGCCGGGCTGGGAAAACTGGGCTTCAGCGTGGACTGGTTCACCGGCGGCACGCAGGGAATGCAGGCGCTGAGCGCCGCCCCCTATGACGCGGTGGTGCTGGACCTGAGCCTGCCGGAGATCGACGGGCTGGCGATCCTGCGCCACTGGCGGCAGCAGGGCCAGGACGAGCCGGTGCTGATCCTTACCGCCCGCGACGCGCTGGAGCAGCGGGTCAGCGGCTTACAGCAGGGTGCCGACGACTACCTGTGCAAACCCTTTGCCCTGAGCGAAGTGGCGGCTCGCCTGCAGGCGCTGATCCGACGCCGCCACGGCCAGCTGCAACCCACCCTGCAGCACGGCGGGCTGGTGCTCAACCCCGCCGCGCACACCGCCACCCTGCACGGCGAATCCTTACCGTTAAAGGCGCGCGAGCTGGCGCTGCTGGAACTGTTCCTGCTCAACGCCGGACGGATCCTGACCCGCGCGCAGCTGGAGGAGAAGCTGTACGGCTGGGAGGATGACGTCTCCAGCAACGCGGTGGAGGTGCATATTCACCACCTGCGTAAAAAGCTCGGCAGCAGCTTTATCCGCACCGTCCACGGCGTCGGCTACGCGCTGGGGGAGGCGCCGTGA
- the rbsB gene encoding ribose ABC transporter substrate-binding protein RbsB: protein MKMNKLTALAVLLGATLSASAMAKDTIALVVSTLNNPFFVSLKDGAQKEADKLGYNLVVLDSQNNPAKELANVQDLTVRGTKVLLINPTDSDAVGNAVKMANQANIPVITLDRVAAQGTVVSHVASDNRFGGKTAGNFLAKKLGDGAKIIELEGIAGTSAARERGEGFKQAADEHKFNILASQPADFDRTKGLNVMQNLLTAHPDVQAVFAQNDEMALGALRALQTAGKSDVLVVGFDGTPDGVKAVEGGKLAATVAQLPEQIGVIGVQTADKVLKGQKVQAINPVDLKLVTK from the coding sequence ATGAAGATGAACAAACTGACTGCACTGGCCGTACTGCTTGGCGCCACCCTCAGCGCCAGCGCCATGGCTAAAGACACCATCGCTCTGGTGGTCTCTACCCTGAACAACCCGTTCTTCGTGTCTCTTAAGGATGGCGCGCAGAAGGAAGCGGACAAGCTGGGTTACAACCTGGTCGTGCTGGATTCACAGAACAACCCGGCAAAAGAGCTGGCGAACGTGCAGGATCTGACCGTGCGCGGCACCAAAGTGCTGTTGATCAACCCTACCGACTCTGATGCGGTGGGTAACGCCGTGAAGATGGCCAACCAGGCTAACATTCCGGTGATCACCCTGGACCGCGTGGCTGCTCAGGGCACGGTGGTCAGCCATGTCGCTTCTGACAACCGCTTTGGCGGCAAGACTGCCGGTAACTTCCTGGCCAAAAAGCTGGGTGACGGTGCGAAAATTATCGAGCTGGAAGGCATTGCCGGTACCTCAGCAGCGCGTGAGCGCGGTGAAGGTTTCAAACAGGCCGCCGACGAACACAAGTTCAACATCCTGGCCAGCCAGCCAGCGGACTTTGACCGTACCAAAGGCCTGAACGTGATGCAGAACCTGCTGACCGCGCATCCTGACGTGCAGGCCGTGTTCGCGCAGAACGATGAAATGGCGCTGGGCGCATTGCGCGCATTGCAAACCGCAGGAAAATCTGATGTTCTCGTGGTGGGCTTTGACGGCACGCCAGACGGCGTGAAAGCAGTCGAAGGCGGCAAACTGGCCGCGACCGTAGCTCAGCTGCCGGAGCAGATCGGCGTTATCGGCGTGCAAACCGCGGATAAAGTGCTGAAAGGCCAGAAGGTTCAGGCCATTAACCCGGTAGACCTGAAGCTGGTCACCAAATAA
- a CDS encoding YgiW/YdeI family stress tolerance OB fold protein: MKKSAALLAITALMATPVLAVQQGGFVDPNAASPHTQQGGFSGPDGSLVTVKQALDMKDDAWVTLRGTIEKRVGDEDYQFRDATGTLQVEIDHKRWDGQTIGPQDKVELQGKLDKDFNSVELDVKQVRKIP; the protein is encoded by the coding sequence ATGAAAAAATCAGCCGCGCTGCTGGCGATTACCGCCCTGATGGCTACCCCGGTACTGGCCGTACAGCAGGGTGGGTTTGTTGACCCGAACGCCGCCTCACCGCATACGCAGCAGGGCGGTTTTAGCGGACCTGATGGCAGCCTGGTCACCGTGAAGCAGGCGCTGGATATGAAGGATGATGCCTGGGTGACGCTGCGCGGCACTATCGAAAAGCGGGTGGGCGATGAGGACTATCAGTTCCGTGATGCTACCGGCACCCTGCAGGTGGAGATCGACCATAAACGCTGGGACGGGCAGACCATCGGCCCGCAGGATAAGGTTGAACTGCAGGGTAAACTGGATAAAGACTTCAACTCCGTCGAGCTGGACGTAAAGCAGGTACGTAAAATTCCCTGA
- a CDS encoding DHA2 family efflux MFS transporter permease subunit, whose product MIKSARSMAGLPWIAAMAFFMQALDATILNTALPAIADSLQRSPLAMQSAIISYTLTVAMLIPVSGWLADRYGTRKVFIVAVLLFSLGSLACALSGSLAMLVTSRIIQGIGGAMMMPVARLALLRAYPRSELLPVLNFVTMPGLVGPVLGPLLGGALVTWASWHWIFLINIPIGLLGIFYARKYMPDFTTPKRRFDLAGFLLFGLGLVGISGGIELFGERVVSSLVAGGVLAGGIVLLLLYIVHARRHPSPLLPLPMFKTRTFSVGIVGNIASRLGTGCVPFLMPLMLQVGFGYTALLAGFMVAPIALGSILAKSTVTRVLRWYGYRKTLTGISVIIGVLIASFSLQSASWSIATLLIPLFVLGMAMSTQFTAMNTITLADLSDANASSGNSMLAVTQQLAIGFGVAVSAAVLRFYENFDGTTLQHFHATFLTMGAITVLSAGVFLLLKPGDGRNLISDRDKKKPV is encoded by the coding sequence ATGATCAAATCCGCGCGCAGTATGGCCGGACTTCCGTGGATCGCCGCCATGGCCTTCTTTATGCAGGCGCTGGATGCCACCATCCTCAACACCGCGCTGCCCGCTATCGCTGACAGCCTGCAGCGTTCTCCGCTGGCGATGCAGTCGGCAATTATCAGCTACACCCTGACGGTGGCAATGCTGATCCCGGTCAGCGGCTGGCTGGCCGATCGTTACGGTACCCGTAAGGTGTTCATTGTTGCCGTGCTGCTGTTTTCACTCGGTTCACTGGCCTGTGCGCTCTCCGGCTCTCTGGCGATGCTGGTCACCTCGCGCATTATCCAGGGCATCGGTGGTGCGATGATGATGCCGGTGGCACGCCTGGCGCTGCTGCGTGCCTATCCGCGCAGCGAGCTGCTACCGGTGCTGAACTTTGTCACCATGCCCGGCCTGGTCGGCCCGGTGCTGGGGCCGCTGCTGGGCGGCGCGCTGGTCACCTGGGCCAGCTGGCACTGGATATTTTTAATCAACATTCCGATCGGCCTGCTCGGCATCTTCTATGCCCGCAAATATATGCCTGACTTTACCACCCCGAAACGTCGCTTCGACCTGGCAGGTTTTTTGTTGTTTGGTCTGGGGCTGGTCGGCATTTCCGGGGGGATTGAGCTGTTTGGTGAGCGGGTGGTATCCAGCCTGGTCGCCGGCGGGGTGCTGGCGGGCGGCATTGTGCTGCTGCTTCTATATATAGTACACGCGCGGCGACACCCTTCCCCGCTGCTGCCGCTGCCGATGTTTAAGACCCGCACCTTCTCGGTGGGCATCGTCGGCAACATTGCTTCACGGCTGGGCACCGGCTGCGTGCCGTTCTTAATGCCGTTAATGCTGCAGGTCGGCTTCGGTTACACCGCGCTGCTGGCCGGCTTTATGGTGGCACCGATTGCGCTGGGATCTATTCTGGCCAAATCAACCGTGACGCGCGTGCTGCGCTGGTACGGTTATCGCAAAACGCTGACCGGCATCAGCGTGATTATCGGCGTGCTGATCGCCTCTTTCTCGCTGCAGTCGGCTAGCTGGAGCATTGCGACGCTGCTAATCCCGCTGTTTGTGCTGGGTATGGCGATGTCGACGCAGTTTACCGCGATGAACACCATTACGCTGGCCGACCTGAGCGATGCCAACGCCAGCAGCGGCAACAGCATGCTGGCGGTCACTCAGCAGCTGGCGATAGGTTTTGGCGTGGCGGTCAGCGCCGCCGTGCTGCGCTTTTATGAGAACTTCGATGGCACCACCCTGCAACACTTCCACGCCACCTTCCTGACCATGGGCGCGATCACCGTGCTGTCTGCGGGGGTGTTCCTGCTGCTGAAGCCGGGCGATGGCCGCAACCTAATCAGCGATCGCGATAAGAAGAAGCCGGTTTAA
- the rbsA gene encoding ribose ABC transporter ATP-binding protein RbsA, with product MQPLLQLKGIEKSFPGVKALSGAALNVYPGRVMALVGENGAGKSTMMKVMTGIYQRDAGSFVWLGKETTFNGPKASQEAGIGIIHQELNLIPQLSIAENIFLGREFVNRFGRIQWSKMHSEADALLKRLNLRFSSHRLVGDLSIGDQQMVEIAKVLSFESKVIVMDEPTDALTDTETASLFRVINELKAQGCGIVYISHRMKEIFEICDDVTIFRDGQFIAEREVVSLSEESLIEMMVGRKLEDQYPRLDKAPGGVRLKVDNLCGPGVDDVSFTLRKGEILGVAGLMGAGRTELMKVLYGALKRSAGTVTLDGQAVTARSPEEGLLNGIVYISEDRKRDGLVLGMSVKENMSLTALKYFSHGGGRLKHAEEQLAVGDFIKLFNVKTPSMNQPIGLLSGGNQQKVAIARGLMTRPKVLILDEPTRGVDVGAKKEIYQLINQFKEEGLSIILVSSEMPEVLGMSDRVLVMHEGRLSGDFPIEQASQEILMAAAVGKHYSAELA from the coding sequence ATGCAACCTTTACTGCAACTGAAAGGCATCGAAAAATCGTTTCCGGGGGTGAAAGCCCTCTCCGGTGCCGCGCTCAACGTCTACCCCGGCCGCGTGATGGCGCTGGTGGGCGAGAACGGCGCGGGTAAATCGACCATGATGAAGGTGATGACCGGCATCTATCAGCGTGACGCCGGCAGCTTTGTCTGGCTGGGCAAAGAGACCACCTTCAACGGGCCGAAAGCGTCCCAGGAAGCGGGGATCGGCATCATCCATCAGGAGCTGAACCTGATCCCGCAGCTGAGCATTGCCGAAAATATCTTCCTCGGCCGCGAGTTCGTGAATCGTTTCGGACGCATCCAGTGGAGCAAAATGCACAGCGAGGCCGACGCGCTGCTGAAACGCCTCAACCTGCGCTTCAGCAGCCACCGGCTGGTGGGCGATCTGTCGATCGGCGATCAGCAGATGGTGGAGATCGCCAAGGTGCTGAGCTTCGAGTCAAAAGTGATCGTCATGGACGAACCGACGGACGCCCTGACCGACACCGAAACCGCCTCGCTGTTCCGGGTGATCAACGAGCTGAAGGCGCAGGGGTGCGGCATCGTCTATATCTCGCACCGGATGAAAGAGATTTTTGAGATCTGCGACGACGTTACCATTTTCCGCGACGGGCAGTTTATCGCCGAGCGTGAGGTGGTCTCGCTCAGCGAAGAGTCGCTGATTGAGATGATGGTCGGCCGCAAGCTGGAAGATCAGTATCCGCGTCTGGATAAAGCGCCGGGCGGGGTGCGTCTGAAGGTTGATAATCTGTGCGGCCCGGGGGTGGATGACGTCAGCTTTACCCTGCGTAAGGGCGAGATCCTCGGCGTAGCCGGGCTGATGGGCGCCGGGCGTACCGAACTGATGAAAGTGCTGTACGGCGCGTTAAAGCGTTCCGCCGGCACGGTGACTCTCGACGGACAGGCCGTCACCGCGCGTTCGCCGGAAGAGGGGCTGCTGAACGGCATCGTTTATATCTCTGAAGACCGCAAGCGTGACGGGCTGGTGCTCGGCATGTCGGTAAAAGAGAATATGTCGCTGACCGCGCTGAAGTACTTCAGCCACGGCGGCGGTCGCCTGAAGCATGCGGAAGAGCAGCTGGCAGTGGGCGACTTTATTAAGCTGTTTAACGTCAAAACGCCGTCGATGAACCAGCCGATTGGCCTGCTCTCCGGCGGCAATCAGCAGAAAGTGGCGATTGCCCGCGGCCTGATGACCCGGCCAAAGGTGCTGATCCTTGATGAACCGACGCGCGGCGTCGACGTCGGGGCGAAGAAAGAGATCTATCAGCTGATTAACCAGTTTAAAGAGGAGGGGCTGAGCATCATCCTGGTCTCTTCCGAAATGCCGGAAGTGCTGGGCATGAGCGACCGCGTGCTGGTAATGCACGAAGGCCGCCTCAGCGGTGACTTCCCGATTGAACAGGCCTCGCAGGAAATTCTGATGGCGGCGGCAGTAGGTAAACATTACAGCGCGGAGCTGGCATAA